The following coding sequences are from one Bradyrhizobium sp. WSM471 window:
- a CDS encoding YafY family protein: MRASRMLSILTTLQARGQVTAPELAEACEVSVRTIYRDIDALAASGVPVYADRGAEGGYRLLDGYRVRLNGLSQSEAEALFLTGLPGPAAAFGLDAAMIAAQNKLMAALPANLRKDAGRMQERFHLDAPGWFGEAEQPRHLRTIAGATLRGTLIKIRYQSWRAEKQRRVAPLGLVLKGGSWYLAGLVDGSVRTYRVARVLDCTALDDRCERPAGFDLAAYWRDATLRLEAEMHPNVAIVRLSPFGVKLLDALSQPYVKARTQLEETADADGWRIARVPTGKTSWHAAAELLRLGPEAEVLEPADLREKMAELTGAMAVRYRAARKTGPRRNRPRPTKHS; the protein is encoded by the coding sequence ATGCGCGCGAGCCGGATGCTGTCGATCCTCACCACCCTCCAGGCCAGGGGGCAGGTTACCGCGCCTGAGCTCGCCGAGGCCTGCGAAGTCTCGGTGCGCACGATCTACCGCGACATCGACGCGCTCGCGGCGTCCGGCGTCCCCGTCTATGCCGACCGCGGCGCGGAGGGCGGCTATCGCCTGCTCGACGGCTATCGCGTGCGGCTGAACGGTCTGTCGCAAAGCGAGGCGGAAGCGCTGTTTCTGACGGGATTGCCGGGCCCGGCGGCGGCGTTCGGGCTGGATGCGGCGATGATCGCGGCACAGAACAAGCTGATGGCCGCTCTGCCAGCCAATTTGCGTAAAGACGCCGGACGGATGCAGGAGCGTTTTCATCTCGACGCGCCGGGCTGGTTCGGCGAGGCGGAACAACCAAGGCACCTGCGCACCATCGCCGGCGCGACCCTGCGCGGGACACTGATCAAGATTCGCTACCAGAGCTGGCGCGCCGAGAAGCAGCGCCGCGTCGCGCCGCTTGGTCTCGTGCTGAAAGGTGGCAGCTGGTATCTCGCAGGTCTGGTCGACGGCAGCGTGCGGACCTATCGCGTCGCGCGCGTGCTCGACTGCACCGCGCTCGACGATCGCTGTGAGCGGCCCGCCGGCTTCGATCTCGCCGCCTATTGGCGGGACGCAACGCTGCGTCTCGAGGCCGAGATGCATCCCAATGTCGCGATCGTTCGGCTGTCGCCCTTTGGCGTGAAACTGCTCGACGCGCTGAGCCAACCTTACGTCAAAGCGCGGACGCAGCTTGAAGAGACCGCTGATGCAGACGGCTGGCGCATCGCCAGAGTGCCGACCGGCAAGACGTCATGGCATGCCGCCGCCGAATTGTTGCGGCTCGGTCCCGAGGCCGAAGTGCTGGAGCCGGCCGATCTGCGCGAGAAGATGGCGGAACTGACAGGGGCGATGGCCGTGCGCTATCGCGCGGCGCGGAAAACAGGACCGCGGCGCAACCGGCCGCGACCGACGAAACACTCCTGA